The nucleotide sequence CTGAGGTCGGGGAGCCACGCCGGAGCGGGCTGGGCGCCGTAGGCGGCCGGGGAATTGACGTACAGAGCCGCGATTTCCCCCGCGTCGTCGAGCTGCATCCAGTAGGCCGTGTTCCACCGGACATTGACGGGGATCGAACCGACTTGCGCAGTGGTGACAGCCAGCGGCGCGACCCTGTAGGAATAAATGGAGGGTAGATATGTCGCCGTACGCTGCCATATTTCGGCGCCGTCGGCAAACGCGTATTCCCTTTCCATGCCGTGCACGTTGTTCAGCCCCAGCTTGATGGTGTCGCCGGCTGGGGGATTCACCCCGTACCCCTCGATGACGCGCGGGTCGGTACGGAATTTGACCACATAGCCGTTTTCGTCGAACGTCGCACGGAAAACACCGGTCTCAGGCGCATACAGCAGATCGAAGGCGCTGCTTGTCGGGGTCAGGTCCTGCACCACCCGGACCTGGGTGGTCCGGCCGTCCACGACGGCGTTGACGACATAGTGGGCGGGGGAGGTTTCCGTCGCGGGGACCGGGGATGCGTTTTCGTAATAGTTCGGCCAGGCGTTGGCGTTATACGTCATGAACACCGTCTTCACGTCGTAGACCTTGACGTGGACCGTGTTCGACGCCGCGAGCCGCTTCTCGTCGTCCCATACCTGGACCGAAACCCGGTAGTCGCCCGGCCGATCGAAATCGATGCCGAGATCGGCCGAGGTGAAGGTGCCGGAGTCGGCCTTGGGGTCGTTGCCGGTCCGTTTCGCCCGGCCGTCGGCCCCGAGGCCGGTGATGCCGCTCAAAAAGCGGCCGCCGGCGGCTACGTCCAGGGGTTCGCCGGTCACGAAGGCCGCCGCCGAAACCACGGGGACCACGTAGAGGCTGGGGTAGGAACTCCCGGAAGTGGCCACATCCAGCCGGAAGGTGACCGCGTCGCCGATTTCGATCGTGGCCGCGCTTTCGCCCCCCATGGAGAGATCGGCCCGGGTGAATTTGTTGGCGCTGCCGGCCCAGGCGGGCACGGCCATGACAACGGCCAGGGCCGCGAGGCCCAGAAATGCCGCAAACCTTTTCATCGATAGATCCTTTCTCATGCAATCAGGAAAACAGCCTGTGATTGAAGGAAACATTCTCCGTGCGCATGAATCGTTTCCTGAAATACGCTGCATGCCCTGGAACCAACGCCCCGGCATGCCCGACCGGGGCCGGTCGCCCCGGTCACGGACCTAATCCTTGGACACTAATTTACTAGTTGTCAAG is from Acidobacteriota bacterium and encodes:
- a CDS encoding prolyl oligopeptidase family serine peptidase — encoded protein: MKRFAAFLGLAALAVVMAVPAWAGSANKFTRADLSMGGESAATIEIGDAVTFRLDVATSGSSYPSLYVVPVVSAAAFVTGEPLDVAAGGRFLSGITGLGADGRAKRTGNDPKADSGTFTSADLGIDFDRPGDYRVSVQVWDDEKRLAASNTVHVKVYDVKTVFMTYNANAWPNYYENASPVPATETSPAHYVVNAVVDGRTTQVRVVQDLTPTSSAFDLLYAPETGVFRATFDENGYVVKFRTDPRVIEGYGVNPPAGDTIKLGLNNVHGMEREYAFADGAEIWQRTATYLPSIYSYRVAPLAVTTAQVGSIPVNVRWNTAYWMQLDDAGEIAALYVNSPAAYGAQPAPAWLPDLRKFQVGTGPADEATGLAINYYFYEPETPAGEKRPLVIWFHGSQGGGFSWKPFFFGSDNIAKFATAPYQEKFAAGGAYVMVPRSNEDFGASHDRRLRWDDDYRGVEDAQLTPFYLALEDFLARHPDVDTDRIYIGGFSAGGGMTWLVARECPDLFAAAFPAAAPERNLPDPGSEELEALSALPVWTVHANGDPVVPLTDKIRNVMAYLTTVNDHSRMTVMEAKAHSELTYVQNDMVDPKTGAPYLDEVGVAVPGTLIDWLNGQSAER